A genomic segment from Ruficoccus amylovorans encodes:
- a CDS encoding recombinase family protein — MIAPASTKPLRCAIYTRKSVDEGLDQDMNSLTVQREAGEAYIKSQKGEGWLCLPDPYDDGGYSGGNMQRPGLQRLLVDIRLGGIDCVLVYKVDRLSRSLLDFAKLIECFDQHDVIFVSVTQPISTSTSLGRLTLGILISFAQFEREQISERTKDRMASARRKGRWVGGRPLLGYDVSREERALVVNELEAQQVRRMFELYLKERSLTRTVACLQEEGICLKRWVTRSGNSSGGGPINKNGLHRLLSNVAYVGKVCYEGETVEGAHEAIVTEEVFEAVQHQLKANDRNGGVRVRNKHDALLRGLLTCRHCGTAMTHTFSSKKSDKVYRYYVCQRAMKESWSVCPSKSVVAGEIEAFVVERIRGLGSDPALQEEVIDAFLSRQSKARKLCEKDLANMQKQYRKLQQEIQHAIERQMGAAEFSLLEDKRKVCELALQSISVRLERLQGNCLNRNGIIRALSLFHPVWEKLTTPERCDLLGLLIERIAYDGEAGEVEIIWKEEGIHALLENE; from the coding sequence ATGATCGCGCCAGCATCAACCAAACCGCTTCGGTGCGCCATCTATACGCGCAAGTCTGTCGACGAGGGTCTGGATCAGGACATGAACAGCCTGACCGTCCAGCGTGAGGCCGGCGAAGCCTATATCAAGTCACAGAAGGGGGAAGGGTGGCTTTGCCTCCCCGACCCGTATGACGATGGCGGATATTCGGGGGGCAATATGCAGCGTCCGGGCTTGCAGCGTTTGCTGGTGGACATTCGCTTGGGCGGTATTGACTGTGTGTTGGTCTATAAGGTGGACCGGCTCAGCCGAAGCCTGCTGGACTTTGCCAAATTGATTGAATGCTTCGATCAGCACGACGTCATCTTTGTCAGCGTCACCCAACCGATCAGTACCTCAACCAGCCTGGGGCGCTTGACCTTGGGGATTTTGATCAGCTTCGCCCAGTTTGAGCGTGAGCAGATTTCAGAGCGCACCAAAGACCGGATGGCCTCTGCTCGGCGTAAGGGGCGTTGGGTAGGGGGACGTCCGCTATTGGGCTATGATGTCTCGCGGGAAGAACGGGCTCTTGTGGTAAACGAGTTGGAGGCGCAGCAAGTTCGCCGGATGTTTGAGTTGTATCTGAAGGAGCGCTCGCTTACCCGAACGGTGGCATGTTTGCAGGAGGAGGGCATTTGCTTGAAGCGCTGGGTGACGCGTTCGGGCAATAGCTCTGGCGGGGGGCCAATCAATAAGAACGGACTCCATCGACTGCTGAGCAATGTCGCCTATGTCGGCAAGGTTTGCTATGAAGGCGAGACGGTCGAGGGGGCGCATGAGGCGATTGTAACCGAGGAGGTGTTTGAGGCGGTGCAACACCAGCTCAAAGCGAATGATCGCAATGGTGGCGTGCGTGTGCGCAACAAGCACGATGCCTTGCTGCGGGGGCTGCTCACGTGCCGTCATTGCGGAACAGCCATGACACATACGTTTTCAAGCAAAAAATCAGACAAGGTCTATCGCTACTATGTCTGCCAGCGGGCGATGAAAGAGTCCTGGTCGGTCTGTCCGTCCAAGTCAGTGGTAGCCGGTGAGATTGAAGCATTCGTGGTCGAGCGGATCCGTGGGCTTGGCTCAGATCCTGCGCTTCAGGAGGAGGTTATTGATGCGTTTCTTTCCCGCCAGTCAAAGGCTCGCAAACTTTGCGAGAAGGATTTGGCAAACATGCAAAAGCAGTACCGTAAGCTCCAGCAGGAGATTCAGCATGCGATCGAGAGACAGATGGGCGCGGCTGAGTTTTCCTTGCTGGAAGATAAGCGCAAAGTCTGCGAGTTGGCGTTGCAGTCGATCTCGGTTCGTCTTGAACGCCTGCAGGGGAACTGTTTGAACCGAAACGGCATCATCCGTGCGTTAAGCCTGTTTCATCCGGTCTGGGAAAAGCTGACAACGCCGGAGCGTTGCGATCTGTTGGGCTTGCTGATTGAGCGTATTGCCTATGACGGTGAGGCAGGCGAGGTGGAAATTATCTGGAAGGAGGAAGGTATCCATGCATTGCTCGAAAACGAATGA
- a CDS encoding DUF2924 domain-containing protein, whose protein sequence is MLKMKEIVSKIDLKVLARELDRLSVGALRERFLAVMGYPSKSRNRSFLVRKILWGTQAKTTGDISASARELAIRLADERDVITRLPAVELPAQVSKRKKAYRFSPTHDSRLPVPGAVLIREYNDRQIRVTVGADDFEFEGKRYKSLSAIAREVTGGSYNGFLFFKLK, encoded by the coding sequence ATGCTCAAGATGAAGGAGATAGTATCAAAAATAGATTTAAAGGTTTTAGCTCGTGAGCTTGATCGGCTTTCGGTTGGGGCTTTGCGGGAGCGCTTTTTAGCGGTGATGGGATATCCGAGCAAATCGCGGAATCGTTCCTTTCTGGTGCGAAAAATCCTCTGGGGAACGCAGGCGAAGACGACGGGGGATATTTCCGCATCGGCGAGGGAACTGGCAATCAGACTGGCTGATGAGCGGGATGTGATTACCCGTTTGCCTGCGGTGGAATTACCCGCGCAGGTTTCGAAACGCAAAAAGGCGTACCGCTTTTCTCCCACCCATGACAGCCGTCTTCCGGTCCCGGGAGCGGTATTGATTCGTGAATACAACGACAGGCAAATTCGTGTCACGGTAGGGGCCGATGATTTCGAATTCGAGGGCAAACGGTACAAGTCGCTTTCGGCTATCGCTCGTGAAGTGACCGGGGGCAGCTACAACGGATTTCTATTCTTTAAACTCAAATGA